TCGCCCGCGAGCACAACATCACCAAAATCGCATTGGGCCACCACCGCGACGACATCATCGAAACGTTCTTCCTGAACCTGTTTTACGCCGGCAAACTAAAAGCGATGCCGCCGAAACTGCTCAGCGACGACAAGCAGAATATCGTGATCCGGCCGCTGGCCTACTGCCGCGAGAAAGACATCAACCGCTTCGCCGCTTTCAAACAGTTTCCGATCATTCCCTGCAACCTGTGCGGATCGCAGGAGAATTTGCAACGTAAAGCGATGAAGCAAATGCTGAACGGCTGGGACAAACAATTCCCCGGCCGGATCGAAACCATCTTCGCCGGCCTGCAAAACATCGCCCCGTCGCAAATGCTCGATACCGGTTTGTTCGACTTTGCCGGCTTGCGCCGCGACCCCAACTCAACCCTGGCCCGCGTCGTCTCCGACGAGCCGGGACTGGACATACTCGAACGCTAAACATGGAACGGAAATATGGCACAAACCATCCTAGTGACGGGCGGCACCGGCTACATCGGTAGTCATACCTGCGTCGAATTACTGGATAACGGTTTCGATATCGTTATCGTCGACAACCTCAGCAACAGTAAAATCGAAGCGCTCCGCCGCATCGAAACCATCACCGGTAAAGCGCCGTTGTTTTACCAAGCCGATATCACCGACGCCGCGGCCCTTGCCCGCATCTTCCAAAACCACAGTATCGACGCCGTCGTTCATTTTGCCGGCTTGAAAGCGGTCGGCGAATCCTGCCAGCAACCGCTCAGCTATTACCGCAACAACATCTACGGCACCCAGGTTTTGCTGGAAACGATGGCGGAAGCCGGTGTGAAACGTTTGGTGTTCAGTTCGTCGGCAACCGTTTATGGCGACCCGCACACGGTACCGATTCTGGAGAGTTTTCCGCTGCAAGCGACCAATCCTTACGGCCGCACCAAACTGTTTATCGAGGAAATTCTGCGCGACGCCGGCAACGCCGACCGGCTTAACCAGTCCGCCAATCCGTGGCAGACCGCCATCCTGCGCTACTTCAACCCGATCGGCGCCCACAGCAGCGGTCTGATCGGCGAAGATCCGAACGGCATCCCCAACAATCTGATGCCGTATTTGTCGCAAGTCGCGATCGGCAAATTGCCGATGCTGTCGATCTTCGGCGACGACTACTCTACCGTCGACGGCACCGGCGTGAGAGATTACATCCACGTGGTCGATCTGGCGCAAGGCCACATCAAAGCCTTGCAATATCTGCTGAGCCAGCCGGCAAACGCTGCGGTCTGCGACGCGGTCAACCTGGGCACCGGCAACGGTTACAGCGTATTGCAAATGGTCAACACCTTTATCCAGGTGACCGGTCGAGACGTGCCTTACAAAATCGCACCGCGCCGCGCCGGCGACGTCGCCGCCTGCTATGCAGACCCTAGCCTGGCGCAACAAAAACTGGGCTGGAAAGCGGAACGCGATTTAACCCAAATGATCGCCGATACCTGGCGCTGGCAAAGCCGCAACCCGAACGGCTACCACTAAGCCGC
Above is a window of Methylomonas koyamae DNA encoding:
- the ttcA gene encoding tRNA 2-thiocytidine(32) synthetase TtcA, with translation MSDPSQKSRTQFNKLQKRLRRSVGEAIADFNMIEPDDKVMVCLSGGKDSYTMLDILLNLQKTAPVNFEIIAVNLDQKQPGFPEHVLPEYLTSIGVPFHIIEHDTYSIVKRIIPEGQTTCSLCSRLRRGTLYGFAREHNITKIALGHHRDDIIETFFLNLFYAGKLKAMPPKLLSDDKQNIVIRPLAYCREKDINRFAAFKQFPIIPCNLCGSQENLQRKAMKQMLNGWDKQFPGRIETIFAGLQNIAPSQMLDTGLFDFAGLRRDPNSTLARVVSDEPGLDILER
- the galE gene encoding UDP-glucose 4-epimerase GalE, yielding MAQTILVTGGTGYIGSHTCVELLDNGFDIVIVDNLSNSKIEALRRIETITGKAPLFYQADITDAAALARIFQNHSIDAVVHFAGLKAVGESCQQPLSYYRNNIYGTQVLLETMAEAGVKRLVFSSSATVYGDPHTVPILESFPLQATNPYGRTKLFIEEILRDAGNADRLNQSANPWQTAILRYFNPIGAHSSGLIGEDPNGIPNNLMPYLSQVAIGKLPMLSIFGDDYSTVDGTGVRDYIHVVDLAQGHIKALQYLLSQPANAAVCDAVNLGTGNGYSVLQMVNTFIQVTGRDVPYKIAPRRAGDVAACYADPSLAQQKLGWKAERDLTQMIADTWRWQSRNPNGYH